AGTCGGCGTTGATGGCGCTCAGGCTGCCCGGCGCGCTCCACAGGCCGACCCGGATCACCTTGCCGGCCTCGGCCGCCCCGGCCATGCCCACCAGCGGGGCCAGCGCCAGTGACGACACCACCAGCAGGGCGAGCCCTACCACGACCTCGACGGCGACCCGTTTGCGACCTCGCATGCGACCGCGCACACCCATGGACGTCGACGCTCCTCTCCTCTTCACAGCCTCGTGCGGGGGTCGAGCGCGTCTCGCAGCCCGTCCCCCACGAAGTTGATGGCGAGCACCGCCAGCACGATGAGAAGCCCCGGTGGGGCCCACAGCCACGGCATGCCCTCCAGCACCGCCATCGATTGGGCCTCCGTCAGGAGATTGCCCCAACTGGGGGTGGGAGGCTGGACCCCCATGCCGAGGAAGCTGAGCGACGCCTCCGCGATGATGGCCTGCGCCGTGCCGAAGGTGGCGGCCACCAGCACGGGGGGAAGGGCGTTGGGAAGCAGGTGTCGCAGGAGGATGCGATGCTCCGGCACCCCTACCGCCCGGGCGGCGGCCACGAACTCCTGCGCCTCGAGCCGCAACACCTCGGCCCTGACGAGGCGGGCGATCTGAGGCCAGCCCATGAGACCCAGCACCAGGATGACGTTGCCAAGGCCCGGCCCCAGGATGGCGACCAGCACCAGCACGAGCACCAGCGAGGGAAAGGCCAGCACGATGTCGCTCAAGCGCATGAGGGCCGCGTCGACCATCCCGCCGGCGAACCCGGCCACTGCCCCCACCATCACCCCCAGCACGACGTTGATGGTGACCGCCGCCACGCCCACCGCGAGCGATACCCTCGCCCCATGAAGCACCCGGCTCAGGACGTCACGGCCGATGGTATCGGTGCCCAGGGGGTGGGCGAGGGAGGGCGGCTGTGCGAACGCCAGCGGATCCAGCGCGGCCGGGTCGTACGGGGCCAGCACGGGCGCCAGGAGGGCCGCCCCGCTCAGCCCCGCCATCACCATCAACCCGGCCACGGCCAGCCGGTGGCGGCCAAAGCGGCGCGCTGCCTGGGCCCAGAAGGAGCGGCCGGCCGCCGGATCGGTGGCAGCCGATGCCTCACTCGTAA
This genomic interval from Limnochorda sp. LNt contains the following:
- the opp4C gene encoding oligopeptide ABC transporter permease, translated to MSSTPSWTLASVTSEASAATDPAAGRSFWAQAARRFGRHRLAVAGLMVMAGLSGAALLAPVLAPYDPAALDPLAFAQPPSLAHPLGTDTIGRDVLSRVLHGARVSLAVGVAAVTINVVLGVMVGAVAGFAGGMVDAALMRLSDIVLAFPSLVLVLVLVAILGPGLGNVILVLGLMGWPQIARLVRAEVLRLEAQEFVAAARAVGVPEHRILLRHLLPNALPPVLVAATFGTAQAIIAEASLSFLGMGVQPPTPSWGNLLTEAQSMAVLEGMPWLWAPPGLLIVLAVLAINFVGDGLRDALDPRTRL